From the Bacillus tuaregi genome, one window contains:
- a CDS encoding DUF2680 domain-containing protein: MKWKTMILSGAFIGVFTLGAMFSPVSKSIATNNNKAVPVEDTALFKQTSSYNCPITNAPMGRRNGTSEYFSSSMFELIAEKLGMTDEEFRTEHYAGKSIAEIAEEQGKTVDELVNQVLEARKKALDQFIENDVITEEQREIMLANFETRVRTMVEKDNFEPMQKRGGMGMGHHRAI; this comes from the coding sequence ATGAAATGGAAAACTATGATTCTTAGCGGAGCCTTTATTGGAGTCTTTACCCTCGGGGCCATGTTCTCTCCTGTCAGCAAGTCTATTGCTACAAACAACAATAAAGCAGTTCCTGTAGAGGATACTGCTTTATTTAAACAAACAAGCAGCTACAACTGCCCTATTACCAATGCACCAATGGGAAGAAGAAATGGTACAAGTGAATATTTTTCATCTTCCATGTTCGAGTTGATTGCTGAAAAGCTTGGTATGACTGATGAGGAATTTCGAACTGAACATTACGCAGGGAAATCCATTGCAGAAATCGCTGAAGAACAAGGGAAAACAGTGGACGAGCTTGTCAATCAGGTGCTTGAAGCAAGAAAAAAAGCCTTAGATCAGTTTATAGAAAATGATGTAATCACAGAAGAGCAACGGGAAATCATGCTAGCAAATTTCGAAACCAGAGTTCGCACAATGGTTGAGAAAGATAATTTTGAACCAATGCAAAAACGCGGTGGAATGGGTATGGGACATCACCGTGCTATATGA
- a CDS encoding 2Fe-2S iron-sulfur cluster-binding protein yields the protein MNNYLIKVQPDDRTMTGKADESILNTAIRSKVDIKVGCKGGGCGVCKIKVIEGEVETGVCSRSVLPLSEEQEGYTLACRAKPKSDLVIENHSSYNVKRNIQKPVNV from the coding sequence ATGAATAATTATCTAATAAAAGTTCAACCTGATGACCGTACCATGACAGGGAAAGCAGACGAATCCATCCTAAACACAGCTATTCGCAGTAAAGTCGATATAAAAGTTGGCTGTAAGGGCGGAGGCTGCGGTGTCTGCAAAATAAAAGTTATTGAAGGTGAAGTTGAAACAGGAGTTTGTTCCCGGTCCGTTCTTCCTCTAAGTGAAGAACAAGAAGGCTACACACTTGCCTGTAGAGCAAAGCCGAAGAGTGACCTTGTCATTGAAAATCATTCAAGCTACAACGTTAAAAGAAATATTCAAAAACCTGTTAACGTATAA
- a CDS encoding SET domain-containing protein — MIEIKTSKLSDGELNRGVFATQDIAKGTLIHEAPVLPYPNDEHVHIEKTLLADYAFEYGINHSCILLGYGMLFNHSYEPNATYDINFPNHTFDFFAYKDIKAGEEILINYNGEVDDMDPLWFNKEEPEKQ; from the coding sequence ATGATTGAAATAAAGACCTCGAAGCTAAGTGATGGAGAATTAAATAGGGGAGTATTTGCCACACAGGATATTGCAAAAGGTACACTAATCCATGAGGCCCCCGTTCTTCCCTATCCAAATGATGAACATGTCCATATCGAAAAAACACTACTAGCCGATTATGCATTTGAATATGGAATAAACCACTCGTGTATTCTTTTGGGCTATGGCATGTTATTCAATCACTCCTATGAGCCAAACGCTACATATGATATTAATTTCCCGAATCATACCTTTGATTTCTTTGCCTATAAGGACATTAAAGCCGGAGAAGAAATACTAATCAATTACAATGGAGAAGTGGATGACATGGACCCGCTCTGGTTTAATAAAGAGGAACCAGAAAAGCAATGA
- a CDS encoding NAD(P)/FAD-dependent oxidoreductase — MKKIVVVGAGILGASTAYQLAKEGAQVIIVDRKDKGQATDAAAGIVCPWLSQRRNKAWYELAKAGARFYPGLIDDLEKDGEKSTGYSRVGAICLHTDEKKLEKMAERAYNRRQDAPEIGDILLQSSQETKRLFPLLDDYRSLYVSGGARVDGRALRDSLLRAAQRHGAVLIYDEAKLLFDGTRVHGVETSQEKITADTVIVCTGAWAPQLLAPLGVNMKVRFQKAQIAHLKTHENNAGTWPVVMPPGTLYLLAFDDNRIVAGSTHEDTALFDTRVTAGGLSEIFTKALETAPGLSETTLLEARVGFRPFTPGFLPVIGPLPGWKGILFANGLGSSGLTVGPFLGSELAKLALGRQLEIDIEQYSVEGALAE; from the coding sequence ATGAAAAAAATCGTGGTAGTGGGTGCAGGGATTCTTGGCGCCTCAACTGCCTATCAATTGGCGAAAGAAGGTGCACAGGTTATAATTGTAGACCGAAAAGACAAAGGGCAAGCAACAGATGCAGCAGCAGGAATTGTCTGTCCATGGTTAAGTCAGAGGCGCAATAAAGCCTGGTATGAGCTGGCAAAAGCAGGAGCACGATTTTATCCCGGCTTAATTGATGATTTAGAAAAGGATGGAGAAAAGAGCACTGGTTATTCAAGAGTTGGTGCCATCTGCTTACATACAGATGAAAAAAAGCTGGAGAAAATGGCTGAGCGGGCTTATAACCGAAGACAGGATGCACCTGAAATCGGTGACATTCTTCTGCAAAGCTCACAGGAAACAAAGCGTTTATTTCCTCTGCTTGATGATTATCGTTCCTTGTATGTCAGCGGCGGTGCACGCGTTGACGGTCGGGCACTTAGAGACTCCCTGCTCCGCGCGGCTCAAAGGCACGGTGCCGTTCTCATTTATGATGAAGCAAAGCTTCTGTTTGATGGAACTCGTGTTCATGGTGTTGAAACAAGTCAAGAAAAAATCACGGCTGATACAGTTATAGTATGTACGGGAGCTTGGGCCCCACAATTGCTTGCTCCTCTCGGTGTAAACATGAAGGTTAGATTCCAAAAGGCGCAAATTGCCCATTTAAAAACTCATGAAAATAATGCCGGCACATGGCCGGTTGTCATGCCACCGGGTACTTTATATCTGCTAGCATTTGATGATAATAGAATTGTCGCCGGTTCGACACATGAAGACACAGCGCTTTTCGATACAAGAGTCACAGCAGGCGGTCTGTCAGAGATTTTTACAAAGGCATTGGAAACGGCTCCTGGTTTGTCAGAGACTACGTTACTAGAAGCACGGGTAGGATTTCGCCCCTTTACGCCAGGATTCCTGCCAGTGATTGGGCCGCTGCCAGGCTGGAAGGGTATTTTATTTGCAAATGGATTAGGCTCATCAGGCCTAACCGTTGGTCCTTTTTTAGGCTCAGAATTGGCTAAGCTTGCACTTGGACGCCAACTGGAAATAGATATAGAACAATACTCAGTAGAAGGGGCACTAGCGGAATAA
- a CDS encoding rhodanese-like domain-containing protein, translating to MKEITAKEVELLLEEGEKLNLIDVREVYEVEAAKIPGVVNIPLGLLEFRMNELDKSKEYIMVCRSGARSGHATLFLESYGYKVKNMAGGMLAWKGKRQ from the coding sequence ATGAAGGAAATTACAGCTAAGGAAGTTGAGCTTCTTCTTGAAGAAGGCGAGAAATTAAATTTGATTGATGTACGTGAAGTATATGAAGTAGAGGCCGCGAAAATTCCAGGTGTTGTGAACATTCCATTAGGGTTACTTGAGTTTCGGATGAATGAACTAGATAAATCGAAAGAATATATAATGGTATGTCGTTCAGGTGCAAGAAGCGGGCACGCAACCCTATTTCTTGAAAGCTATGGCTACAAGGTTAAAAACATGGCTGGAGGAATGCTTGCGTGGAAAGGTAAAAGGCAGTAA
- a CDS encoding sulfite exporter TauE/SafE family protein, whose amino-acid sequence MDYAFIITIFLIGFVGSYISGMLGIGGSIIKYPMLLYLPPLFGLTAFTAHEVSGISAVQVLFATIGGVWAYRKDGYLNKTLIGYMGVSILIGSFVGGYGSKLMSEGSINIIYGVLALIAAIMMFVPKKGLDDIPLDQVKFNKWLAAILSLIVGVGAGIVGAAGAFLLVPIMLVVLKIPTRMTIASSLAITFISSIGSAVGKITTGQVDYFPAIIMIIASLIASPLGANAGKKVNTKVLQVILSFMILATTIKIWMDII is encoded by the coding sequence ATGGATTATGCCTTTATCATAACCATTTTCCTAATAGGTTTTGTTGGCTCATATATTTCAGGAATGCTGGGAATTGGCGGATCAATCATTAAATATCCGATGCTGTTGTATTTGCCACCATTATTTGGCTTAACTGCCTTTACTGCCCATGAGGTATCTGGAATTAGTGCAGTACAGGTGTTATTCGCAACGATTGGCGGTGTATGGGCTTATCGTAAAGATGGATACCTAAACAAAACATTAATTGGTTATATGGGTGTTAGTATCTTAATCGGGAGCTTTGTCGGTGGATATGGTTCAAAGCTTATGTCAGAGGGCTCTATTAATATTATATATGGTGTTTTAGCACTAATTGCTGCTATCATGATGTTTGTTCCTAAAAAAGGTCTTGATGACATCCCACTTGACCAGGTGAAATTCAATAAATGGCTGGCGGCAATTCTGTCTCTAATCGTTGGTGTTGGGGCAGGGATTGTCGGGGCTGCAGGAGCGTTTTTATTAGTACCAATCATGCTGGTTGTGTTAAAAATACCTACAAGAATGACCATTGCATCATCCTTAGCTATTACCTTTATTTCTTCAATTGGATCTGCGGTTGGTAAAATTACTACCGGACAGGTAGATTATTTCCCTGCTATCATCATGATTATTGCCAGCCTGATTGCTTCACCGTTAGGAGCCAATGCTGGTAAAAAGGTGAATACAAAGGTTCTTCAGGTCATACTTTCTTTTATGATATTGGCAACCACAATAAAAATATGGATGGATATTATATAA
- a CDS encoding SDR family NAD(P)-dependent oxidoreductase, which translates to MELDLKGKHVLVTGGSKGIGKAIAAAFLSEGADVSIAARNREYMERAKEELGSGVSLYQADLTNRDDREKLIRTYMEDKGSIDVLINNAGGSNGGKTAETSMELFYEAMELNYFSAVHLSKLIIPYMKKVNSGSIINITSIFGRESGGKVTYNNSKSALISFTKSLADEVISDGIRVNSIAPGSILHETGNWKRRLEEDPDGIKAFVKQEIPAGRFGTVEEVANVAVFLASEKASWIVGASINVDGGQSRMNF; encoded by the coding sequence ATGGAGCTAGATTTAAAGGGAAAACACGTACTTGTAACAGGTGGTTCAAAAGGGATAGGAAAAGCAATAGCAGCTGCCTTTCTCTCAGAGGGAGCGGATGTCTCCATTGCGGCTCGCAATAGAGAATATATGGAGAGAGCAAAGGAGGAATTAGGCAGTGGTGTATCTCTTTATCAGGCGGATTTGACTAATCGTGATGATAGAGAAAAACTTATTCGTACCTATATGGAAGATAAGGGTAGTATAGATGTTTTGATTAATAACGCTGGAGGAAGCAATGGAGGAAAGACTGCCGAAACAAGCATGGAGTTGTTTTATGAAGCCATGGAACTGAATTACTTCTCTGCGGTTCATCTCAGTAAATTGATTATTCCCTATATGAAAAAGGTCAATAGCGGATCTATTATTAATATCACATCGATATTTGGAAGAGAGAGTGGCGGAAAAGTGACCTATAATAATTCTAAATCTGCCCTCATCAGCTTTACAAAGTCTCTTGCTGATGAAGTGATTTCTGACGGTATTCGTGTAAACAGCATTGCGCCTGGAAGTATTCTGCATGAAACAGGAAATTGGAAAAGACGGCTTGAGGAGGATCCTGATGGAATCAAGGCCTTTGTAAAACAGGAAATTCCCGCGGGACGTTTTGGAACGGTTGAAGAAGTTGCAAATGTTGCTGTATTCCTTGCGTCTGAGAAGGCATCATGGATTGTCGGAGCAAGTATTAACGTGGACGGAGGACAGTCACGCATGAACTTCTGA
- a CDS encoding catechol 2,3-dioxygenase, with protein sequence MPIMRLGHVQLRVPNWEASVDYYKNVLGLIETARDEKHVYLKAWDEYDHHSVILEKADSAGLEHLAFKVRYKEDLDMYEQKLQDYGVVTERIAAGTRIAEGEAVRFQLPTKQYVELYHEIEQIGNGLPRENPAPWPDGLKGMAPPRLDHLLISGEDVEGTTKLMMEVFDFCMAERAMMDEENVLATWLFVTNTPHDLAIIKGPDAGVHHIGFYLDNWNDVLKAADIIGKNNVPLDKGPVRHGITRGTTIYFFDPSGNRNEVYANGYITYPDFPTITWTAEKVGEGISFFDKDAGERFTTVFS encoded by the coding sequence ATGCCAATTATGCGTTTAGGTCATGTTCAATTAAGAGTACCTAATTGGGAAGCTAGTGTTGATTACTACAAAAATGTTCTAGGCTTAATTGAGACTGCAAGAGATGAAAAACATGTATATCTTAAAGCATGGGATGAATATGATCATCACAGTGTCATTTTAGAAAAAGCGGATTCAGCTGGCTTAGAGCATCTTGCCTTTAAAGTTAGATATAAAGAAGATTTAGATATGTATGAGCAAAAATTACAGGACTATGGTGTGGTAACAGAACGAATTGCTGCCGGTACAAGAATTGCAGAGGGAGAAGCTGTTCGATTCCAATTACCTACAAAACAATACGTGGAACTATATCATGAAATTGAACAAATCGGAAATGGACTTCCACGTGAAAATCCAGCTCCATGGCCGGATGGATTAAAAGGAATGGCACCTCCTCGCCTTGACCATCTATTAATTTCTGGTGAAGATGTGGAAGGTACAACTAAATTAATGATGGAAGTATTTGATTTCTGTATGGCGGAACGCGCAATGATGGATGAGGAAAATGTGCTGGCAACATGGCTGTTTGTCACAAACACACCTCATGACCTCGCTATCATCAAAGGACCTGATGCTGGGGTACACCATATTGGTTTCTACCTAGATAACTGGAATGACGTTCTTAAAGCAGCTGATATTATCGGTAAAAACAATGTTCCACTAGATAAAGGACCCGTTCGTCACGGTATCACTCGTGGTACAACGATTTACTTCTTTGACCCTTCAGGTAACAGAAATGAAGTATATGCAAATGGCTACATTACTTATCCTGATTTCCCTACCATCACATGGACAGCCGAAAAAGTCGGCGAAGGAATTTCCTTCTTCGATAAAGATGCCGGCGAAAGATTTACAACTGTATTTTCTTAA
- a CDS encoding response regulator transcription factor codes for MAKVIAVVDDEIKIRGTIKSYLKNEGFDIIEAEDGDSAVQIANQHAADLILLDVMMPNKDGLQALREIRTLSSKMPIIMLTAKSEEIDKLLGLEMGADDYITKPFSMRELTARIKTVLRRAAPEDIHAEQDVVLIRGDIEINESTYEVTVRNERINLTPTEYKILVTLAQKPGRVYSRLQLMEHAMGEAFSQYERSIDTHVSNLRKKIEKDHTHPEYIYTVYGIGYRFGDKQ; via the coding sequence TTGGCGAAAGTAATTGCAGTTGTAGATGATGAAATAAAAATAAGAGGAACCATTAAATCCTACTTAAAAAATGAAGGCTTTGATATCATTGAAGCGGAGGATGGCGATAGTGCAGTCCAAATTGCTAACCAACATGCAGCAGACCTTATTCTGCTAGACGTTATGATGCCGAATAAGGACGGTTTGCAGGCCTTACGCGAAATAAGGACCCTTAGCTCTAAAATGCCTATCATTATGTTAACAGCAAAATCCGAGGAAATTGACAAGCTGCTTGGGCTTGAAATGGGTGCAGATGATTATATTACAAAGCCGTTTAGCATGCGAGAGCTTACGGCAAGAATTAAAACAGTATTGCGAAGAGCAGCTCCAGAAGATATCCATGCAGAGCAGGATGTCGTGTTGATTAGAGGGGATATTGAAATCAATGAGAGTACCTATGAAGTAACGGTGCGTAATGAAAGAATCAATCTTACTCCTACTGAATACAAAATCCTTGTCACACTCGCACAAAAACCGGGGCGTGTATACAGCCGGCTTCAGCTGATGGAACACGCTATGGGTGAAGCCTTTAGTCAATATGAACGTTCGATTGATACTCATGTCAGTAATTTACGCAAAAAAATCGAAAAGGATCATACACACCCTGAGTATATTTACACAGTCTATGGTATAGGCTACCGCTTCGGTGATAAACAATGA
- a CDS encoding sulfurtransferase TusA family protein: protein MEPIKAHEIVDAKGLACPMPIVRTKKAMTNLDAGQVLEVQATDKGSKADIKAWADSTGHQYLGTVEDGDVLKHYLRKSSNDEAIERKHPHVVSNEELEQKLKEDKSIMVLDVREAAEYVFNHIPGAASIPLGELEERINELNKDSNIYVICRTGNRSDLAAQKLTEHGFTNVMNVVPGMSQWSGETILINN from the coding sequence ATGGAACCAATTAAAGCGCATGAAATTGTAGATGCAAAAGGGCTCGCTTGCCCTATGCCAATTGTGAGAACAAAAAAAGCAATGACCAATCTAGATGCGGGTCAAGTACTAGAGGTTCAGGCTACAGATAAAGGTTCTAAGGCGGATATTAAAGCTTGGGCAGATAGTACAGGACACCAGTATTTAGGTACGGTTGAAGATGGGGATGTGCTTAAGCACTATTTAAGAAAGTCTTCAAATGATGAAGCTATTGAAAGAAAGCATCCTCATGTAGTCAGCAATGAAGAATTGGAGCAAAAGCTTAAAGAAGATAAAAGCATAATGGTTCTTGATGTTAGGGAAGCAGCAGAGTATGTATTCAATCACATACCTGGGGCAGCATCTATTCCGTTAGGTGAATTAGAAGAACGAATCAATGAATTAAATAAGGATAGTAACATCTATGTAATCTGCCGTACCGGGAACCGCAGTGACCTGGCAGCTCAGAAGTTAACTGAGCATGGCTTTACAAATGTAATGAATGTTGTACCAGGCATGAGCCAGTGGTCTGGAGAAACCATTTTAATAAATAACTAA
- a CDS encoding sensor histidine kinase, with amino-acid sequence MKLQTKFILGFISIILFMGILQSLFIQARIQATFQTYIEHYNIGYLERMKQALELYYIENGSWENVQEKITSSNQFSRGKGMMMHGMRMNMPLSSTDLLLIDLEGKVIADSTNKKIGQFIEASGKKEDLFANKEKIGTLILIPNKLQSLEKEFIDSSNQAILVSGIVAALLAVLFSIWFTRKITNPLEYLVSGTKKLASGQKWERISIPTKDELHDLGEAFNDMSYKISQNEEIRQTLVADVAHELRTPLTILQGRLESIQEGAIQPTEKVILELTDEVYRLKRLVNDLQQLSLAEAGQLPLNKKSIQMKQLIGRIGSQFHWLAEEKKIQLLYDNIPEETQLLLDNDRMTQVIVNLLGNALRHTSDGGVVEISGKETVDSLLIKISDNGPGIPKEAIPYIFERFYKRDPSRSRSEGGSGLGLSIAKGFVEAHGGKIAVESEVGKGTKFTIILPLK; translated from the coding sequence ATGAAGCTGCAAACAAAATTTATTTTAGGGTTCATCTCCATTATTCTATTCATGGGTATCCTTCAGTCCCTTTTCATACAAGCAAGAATTCAAGCTACTTTTCAAACCTACATTGAACATTACAACATTGGTTATTTGGAGAGGATGAAACAAGCTCTCGAGCTTTATTATATTGAAAATGGATCATGGGAGAATGTTCAAGAAAAAATTACCAGTTCTAACCAGTTTTCCCGTGGTAAGGGAATGATGATGCATGGGATGAGAATGAATATGCCCTTATCCAGTACAGACCTGCTCCTCATTGATTTAGAGGGAAAGGTTATTGCCGATTCAACCAATAAAAAAATCGGACAATTCATAGAAGCATCAGGAAAGAAAGAGGATTTGTTTGCTAATAAAGAGAAAATAGGTACATTGATCCTAATACCCAATAAACTTCAAAGCTTAGAGAAGGAATTCATAGACTCTTCCAATCAGGCCATTTTAGTAAGCGGCATTGTCGCTGCTCTCCTAGCTGTTTTATTCAGTATCTGGTTTACAAGAAAAATAACAAATCCTCTAGAGTATTTAGTTTCCGGAACGAAAAAACTTGCTAGCGGTCAAAAATGGGAAAGAATCAGCATTCCTACGAAAGATGAATTACATGATCTTGGTGAAGCATTTAATGACATGTCTTATAAAATATCACAAAATGAAGAAATCAGACAGACATTAGTGGCAGATGTTGCCCATGAGCTTCGAACTCCTTTAACGATTTTGCAAGGCAGACTCGAATCCATACAGGAAGGTGCTATTCAACCAACAGAGAAAGTCATACTAGAGCTGACTGATGAAGTCTACCGTCTAAAAAGACTAGTCAATGATTTACAGCAGCTCAGTCTTGCAGAAGCCGGACAGCTTCCCCTTAATAAGAAGTCAATTCAAATGAAACAGCTGATAGGTCGAATAGGCAGTCAATTTCATTGGCTTGCTGAAGAGAAAAAGATTCAATTACTTTATGATAATATTCCGGAAGAAACCCAGTTATTATTAGATAATGACCGAATGACACAGGTTATTGTTAATTTGCTTGGAAATGCATTAAGGCATACCTCTGATGGAGGTGTCGTAGAAATTTCAGGTAAAGAGACAGTTGATTCACTATTAATTAAAATCTCTGATAATGGTCCTGGAATACCAAAGGAAGCAATTCCCTATATTTTTGAACGTTTCTATAAAAGAGATCCGTCTAGGTCACGCTCAGAGGGTGGCAGCGGTCTTGGTCTTTCGATTGCGAAGGGCTTCGTAGAAGCTCATGGAGGTAAAATAGCCGTTGAGAGCGAAGTGGGTAAAGGAACGAAATTTACGATTATCCTTCCATTAAAGTAA
- a CDS encoding MBL fold metallo-hydrolase, whose translation MAVIGWSAKKVTEKVLNKEALFILDVRNQSDFNDWKIEGENFEYLNIPYFELLDGVEEILDQLPSDKEILVVCAKEGSSVMVAEMISDAGLTVSYLEGGMKSWSEHLHKSKVYKDDEVTVYQFIRVGKGCLSYMVVSDGEALIVDPSRFVEKYEEEANVSGAKIMHIVDSHLHADHISGGKLLAEKTGADYYLMKSEGAVFNFHALEQHDKISFKKVHLEVLAVKTPGHTPGSVSFFVNNKLLFSGDTIFVSGLGRPDLGNKVSEWARDLYNTVYSKVSEIADDVIVLPGHYASLDEELNAGGYVGATLGDIRKRNEKMFNTTEADFLEQVEKSASSVKPPNFEEIVFINRGVQSADNEHMQELEIGPNRCAVHHTDK comes from the coding sequence ATGGCGGTAATCGGGTGGTCAGCAAAAAAAGTAACTGAAAAGGTTTTAAATAAAGAAGCATTATTTATTTTAGATGTTCGTAATCAAAGTGACTTTAATGATTGGAAAATTGAAGGAGAGAATTTCGAGTATTTAAACATTCCTTACTTTGAACTACTAGATGGAGTTGAAGAGATTCTTGACCAGCTTCCTTCAGATAAAGAGATTTTAGTTGTCTGTGCAAAGGAAGGGTCTTCTGTCATGGTGGCCGAGATGATTTCCGATGCGGGTCTTACCGTCTCTTACTTAGAGGGTGGCATGAAGTCCTGGAGTGAACATCTACACAAATCAAAGGTATATAAGGATGATGAGGTTACCGTTTATCAGTTTATTCGTGTTGGTAAAGGCTGCCTTTCATATATGGTAGTTTCTGATGGAGAGGCACTAATCGTGGACCCTTCACGATTCGTAGAAAAATATGAAGAAGAGGCAAATGTGTCTGGTGCAAAGATTATGCATATTGTTGATTCGCATCTTCATGCCGACCATATCTCTGGTGGCAAGCTGCTTGCCGAAAAAACAGGTGCGGATTATTACCTAATGAAAAGTGAAGGAGCTGTGTTTAACTTTCATGCCTTGGAGCAGCATGACAAAATCAGCTTCAAAAAGGTTCATCTTGAAGTATTAGCTGTTAAAACACCAGGGCATACACCTGGAAGTGTATCCTTCTTTGTGAACAACAAGCTATTATTCTCAGGAGATACGATTTTTGTCAGCGGCTTAGGTCGGCCGGACCTTGGAAATAAAGTAAGTGAATGGGCAAGGGATTTGTATAACACTGTCTATTCGAAGGTATCAGAGATTGCAGACGATGTTATTGTTCTTCCAGGTCACTATGCAAGCCTTGATGAAGAACTAAATGCTGGCGGTTATGTGGGTGCGACACTTGGTGATATTCGCAAACGAAATGAAAAAATGTTTAATACCACCGAAGCAGATTTCCTCGAGCAGGTAGAAAAGTCGGCTAGCTCAGTAAAACCACCAAACTTCGAAGAAATTGTCTTTATTAACCGCGGAGTACAATCAGCTGATAATGAGCATATGCAGGAGCTGGAAATTGGGCCAAATCGCTGTGCGGTTCACCATACTGATAAGTAA
- a CDS encoding DsrE/DsrF/DrsH-like family protein — MSKKVAIIASNGGVFDAYKVYNIATAAAATDFEVAIFFTFEGLNLIHKEAHKQLPLPEGKEGMAEAFTNANVPAIPELVEMAKELGVTFIGCQMTMDLMGLGKEAFIDGIEVGGAVTFLDYAKDADITLTF, encoded by the coding sequence ATGAGTAAAAAAGTAGCAATTATTGCGAGTAATGGTGGAGTATTTGATGCATATAAGGTATATAACATTGCAACAGCCGCTGCGGCAACTGACTTTGAGGTAGCTATTTTCTTTACATTTGAAGGTCTTAACTTAATTCATAAAGAGGCACACAAACAGCTTCCGCTTCCAGAAGGTAAGGAAGGAATGGCCGAAGCCTTTACAAATGCGAATGTTCCTGCAATACCGGAGCTGGTTGAAATGGCGAAGGAACTAGGGGTTACCTTTATCGGCTGTCAAATGACAATGGATCTTATGGGGCTAGGTAAAGAAGCGTTTATCGATGGTATTGAAGTAGGTGGAGCCGTTACATTCTTGGATTATGCGAAGGATGCAGATATTACGTTAACTTTCTAA